The Pseudomonas graminis region GCAGACACCTGCAAACCCATCTCCAGCGGCGCGGTACTGGTAGGGTCCAGCGGATTGACGCCGTCGATGAGAAGGTAGGACGTCCAGTTCTTGTTTTCGGTCTTGACGAAATAGTGCTTGAGCTCGTGATCCGTTGGCGGAACGCCGGCGTCCTGGATCAGCCGCCCCGTGACCCGTGTGTACGTGGTCGGGTCGCCGGGGTCGAAGCGCGGGATGGCGCCGAGTGACGCCGACGCCGCGTTCAGGTTGAGGGTCTGCTCCATCTTGCCGGTGGCCTTGGGCGACATGCCGGCGGCGTCAATCTTCAAATCCGTGCGAACGCCGCTGATCACCTTTCCGTCGTCCGTCACCCCATAGCCTTGCAAGCGGCTGCCGTGGGAGTCGACGACAAAATTCTGCGCATCCTTGATAAAGGCCCCTGACCGGCCGTAGCTGATGGAACCAGCGTCACTCATGACAAAAAAACCGCTGCCCTGAATGCGCATGTCGAGCGCCCTGCCCTCGCTGGTGATGACTCCGCCGGGCGCAAAGTTCTGCGAAACGTTGGCCAGTTGAACGCCGTCACCTGCGGCCGTACGACTGCCGCCGAGCATCGATGAGGAATAGACCGCCGAGAACTCGGCGCGCGAAGATTTGAAACCGGAGGTGTGGACGTTGGCGATGTTGTTGCCGGCCACTTCCATGCGCTTGTGCGCCGCGTGCAAACCAGAAACCGCTGTGTTGAATGACATGAACACTCCCTGAGTCGTTGTTCAACGACACGTTCGTCGATGCATCGAGATCGCGGGCAAAGGAATGCAATCGAAAGGGCCCCTTAGATGGCACCGCTCAATGGCATTTATTTGTCAGCGAACTTGATTCTCGCAAAGACGAAAGTAGGAAGTTTCCAGTTGTAGAGTGGGACGGCTCTCGATATTTCCTGCCAAAAAAAGGCATAAAAAAAGCCCCTCAAAGAGGGGCTTCATCGAGCGTGTCCAGCGACCGTTATCAGGTCATCTGAATGATGGTCTGCATGATGGTGCTTTGCGTCGAAATGGTCTTGGCGTTCGCCTGATAGTTGCTTTGCGCCTTGATCAGGTTGACCAGCTCACCGGTCAGGTCGACGTTGGATTCTTCCAGCGCCTGCCCGGTCAAGTAACCCAGCGTACCCGACTGCGGCGCGCCCGTGACCGGAATGCCCGATGCGGACGACTCGCGCCAGTTGGTGCCGCCTGCCGGTGCCAGACCCTGCACGTTGGCGAAGTTGGTCAACGACACTTGGCCGATCACCTTCGACTGACCATTGGTGTAGGTCGCGAACATGTTGCCGGTGGCGTCGATGTTCATGGCCGTGATCTGGCCGGTGGCGTAACCGTCCTGAGTCTTGCTGATTGCACCGGACACTGCGTTGGTCTGGGTGGTGGCCAGCATGTTGAGCTTGATCCCGCCCGCATTCGCGGCCGCGCCATTGCTCGACCAGGTGGTAGTGCTGCCGACAGTGGTCTTGGCAGCCGGCACCCAGTTGTTGATAGAGAAGATCCCGTCCGTGCCCACGCTCACGTTGGGCGAGTTGGTGGTATCCGGGCCGCCGGCGCCGCTGGTGATCAAGCCACCCGACGAATCGAAGGTCACGGCTGTGGCGTCAGCTTTGGTAGACGTTGGATCGTTGATGCTGCGGCCATCGACCAGGCTGTACATGGTCCAGGTATTGGTGCCCGTCTTCGAAAAATACTGGTCGAGGGTGTGCTGGTTGCCCTGACTGTCATACAGCGGCGTGCTGTAGGTGGTGGTGTAACTGTTGGTGTCCGAAGGCGAGAATGTCGGAACCGTCGGCAAGGTCGACGAGGAGTTCAGGTTGGAAGCGACTGTGATGACACCCGTGCTTTTCGGCGCCAGGTTCGAGGAGTCGACACGCAGGTTGCTCAGCACGCCGGTGGCGACATTGCCCTGGCCGTCGACGCTGTAGCCCTGCAGGTTGTTGCCCGCTTCGTTGATGACGTAGCCATCGGTGTCGGTGTGAAAAGCGCCCGCACGGGTGTACAGCTTCTCGCCGTTGTTGCTCAGCATGAAAAAGCCGTTGCCGTTGATCGCCAGGTCCAGGCTGCGGCCAGTACCGGTG contains the following coding sequences:
- the flgE gene encoding flagellar hook protein FlgE — encoded protein: MSFNVGLSGLYAANKSLDVTGNNIANVATTGFKSSRAEFADQYAQSIRGTSGGTNTGSGVSTAAVSQQFTQGTLNTGTGRSLDLAINGNGFFMLSNNGEKLYTRAGAFHTDTDGYVINEAGNNLQGYSVDGQGNVATGVLSNLRVDSSNLAPKSTGVITVASNLNSSSTLPTVPTFSPSDTNSYTTTYSTPLYDSQGNQHTLDQYFSKTGTNTWTMYSLVDGRSINDPTSTKADATAVTFDSSGGLITSGAGGPDTTNSPNVSVGTDGIFSINNWVPAAKTTVGSTTTWSSNGAAANAGGIKLNMLATTQTNAVSGAISKTQDGYATGQITAMNIDATGNMFATYTNGQSKVIGQVSLTNFANVQGLAPAGGTNWRESSASGIPVTGAPQSGTLGYLTGQALEESNVDLTGELVNLIKAQSNYQANAKTISTQSTIMQTIIQMT